In one Vigna radiata var. radiata cultivar VC1973A unplaced genomic scaffold, Vradiata_ver6 scaffold_322, whole genome shotgun sequence genomic region, the following are encoded:
- the LOC106754604 gene encoding uncharacterized protein LOC106754604 has protein sequence MSRPEEGFDLQLYLSVSGHSVSAALIQETPVFKLIYFVSRTLQGAEERYSQVEKVALAFLTAAWRLRPYFQSHQVVVRTNHPVARILRKPDLAGRMVSWSIELSEFGLRFEPQGSIKGQHLADFAAELPLATEPSVWNLNVDGSLDKRGAGAGIVLEGPNGLLVEQAISFTFQLSNNQAEYEALISGLLLAAELDIQHLECRMDSQLVVGHINGTFQVKDNHLLRYYHKVSDLIKAFDTFRIIHVPREQNSRADLLSKLTHSRGNSQITSVIKTKLEQPLLETCTTSITPPTTDWRQDIIQLIIQQEQGARVSATDSKRIARFTFVGDDLYRCGYTTPLLKCLSGEEAKYVMQELHHGICGSHSGKRTLRAKILRAGFYWPTIEQDCKEFVQKCISCQSHGHDTRIPSSELMAIIAPWLFAQWGMDITGPLPLAKGQCKYLLVAIDYFTKWIEAEALATRYDSQ, from the coding sequence ATGAGCCGTCCGGAAGAAGGGTTCGACTTGCAATTATATCTTTCCGTGTCCGGTCATTCGGTAAGTGCCGCCCTCATACAAGAAACACCGGTATTTAAACTCATCTATTTTGTTAGCAGAACCTTGCAAGGAGCCGAGGAACGATATTCACAGGTGGAGAAGGTGGCATTGGCCTTTCTTACTGCGGCCTGGCGGCTTCGCCCCTATTTTCAAAGCCATCAAGTTGTCGTCCGAACCAATCACCCTGTCGCCAGGATCCTCAGGAAACCGGACTTAGCCGGAAGGATGGTTTCCTGGTCCATTGAATTATCCGAATTCGGCTTACGCTTCGAGCCACAAGGCTCTATCAAAGGACAACATTTGGCAGATTTCGCAGCCGAGTTACCCCTTGCAACAGAACCGTCCGTGTGGAATTTGAACGTTGACGGATCTTTAGACAAACGAGGAGCAGGAGCCGGAATAGTATTGGAGGGACCCAACGGTCTTCTTGTCGAGCAGGCCATATCTTTCACGTTCCAGCTCAGTAACAATCAGGCAGAGTATGAAGCTCTCATCAGCGGATTACTCCTGGCGGCAGAACTGGACATCCAACACTTAGAATGCCGAATGGATTCTCAATTGGTTGTGGGGCACATTAACGGTACTTTCCAGGTCAAAGACAACCATCTGTTGCGATACTACCACAAAGTCAGCGACCTTATTAAAGCGTTCGACACTTTCAGAATTATTCATGTACCTAGGGAGCAAAATTCCCGAGCAGATTTACTCTCCAAGCTAACACATAGCCGAGGGAATTCCCAAATTACCTCGGTAATCAAAACCAAGCTAGAACAACCCCTTTTGGAGACGTGCACCACCAGTATTACTCCTCCCACAACTGATTGGCGGCAGGATATAATACAGCTGATAATCCAGCAAGAGCAAGGTGCTCGGGTGAGTGCGACTGATTCTAAACGAATTGCTCGCTTCACATTCGTAGGAGATGATCTTTATCGATGCGGATACACTACGCCTTTGTTGAAGTGTTTATCCGGCGAAGAAGCCAAGTACGTCATGCAAGAACTGCATCATGGAATTTGCGGCTCTCATTCAGGAAAGAGAACACTCAGAGCCAAGATATTACGAGCAGGTTTTTACTGGCCCACCATTGAACAAGATTGTAAGGAGTTTGTTCAAAAATGCATTTCCTGCCAATCCCACGGACATGATACTCGGATCCCTTCATCCGAATTAATGGCCATCATAGCCCCGTGGCTGTTCGCACAATGGGGGATGGATATAACTGGACCCCTACCGCTCGCAAAAGGACAATGCAAATACCTTTTGGTGGCAATCGATTACTTCACCAAGTGGATCGAAGCAGAGGCCCTTGCAACAAGATATGACTCTCAATGA